A stretch of Astyanax mexicanus isolate ESR-SI-001 chromosome 21, AstMex3_surface, whole genome shotgun sequence DNA encodes these proteins:
- the atp5md gene encoding ATP synthase membrane subunit DAPIT, mitochondrial, whose translation MGGHDAGSQHQFTGIAKYFNSYTITGRRNCVLATYASIAAIILFFKLKPKKQKAVTES comes from the exons ATGGGAGGACACGACGCTGGATCACAGCACCAGTTTACTGGTATCGCCAAGTACTTCAATTCATACACCATTACTGGGAGGAGGAAT TGCGTGTTGGCCACATACGCCAGCATCGCTGCCATCATCCTGTTCTTCAAGCTAAAGCCCAAGAAGCAGAAAGCTGTAACTGAAAGTTAA